One window of the Lytechinus pictus isolate F3 Inbred chromosome 5, Lp3.0, whole genome shotgun sequence genome contains the following:
- the LOC129262286 gene encoding dual oxidase maturation factor 1-like isoform X2, whose product MSFDTFRQDGLPTYYNPNQTPVTEDVLVVGFVFAFVIIAFSFFILIPGIKGWQRFFFFCRVTISLFIGASVTLSNFGQSWEISFISNVTTAYRAGRSGDMQADIGVNIGLRAVNITLKGVPEFQDGDSAAAGERVNYNERFHLGGSQGRTGFGRYAGRINRDFREAQYRGLPYPILWIAEYFVLDGEDIRWGRSYRLAGFYAALLIWLSFPLWLLTNILLTMGTLSEGFSMLLLTGGCMLGANIMYASIRYGSQLFIPFSAHHILYFSYGWSFYLCLVAGLVAVILAIGCHVLHIFFPGELEEFFGLKEEFNQNDLEFHVRPRSAKTLKENTVKRLDNNIIVRSRRTRRMTVFRATARPHDKVAWE is encoded by the exons ATGAGTTTCGATACCTTTCGACAGGATGGCTTGCCGACCTATTACAACCCGAATCAAACACCTGTCACCGAAGACGTTCTCGTTGTTGGATTCGTATTTGCTTTCGTCATCATCgccttctctttctttattctcaTCCCAGGGATAAAAGGCTGGCAG cgattttttttcttctgccgGGTCACAATAAGCCTCTTTATTGGTGCGTCTGTAACGC taTCGAATTTCGGCCAatcttgggaaatttcatttatCAGTAATGTCACAACGGCTTATCGAGCTGGCAGGTCGGGGGATATGCAAGCAGATATCGGGGTTAATATTGGATTGCGAGCGGTCAATATCACTCTTAAAG GAGTACCTGAATTCCAAGATGGTGATTCGGCGGCCGCAGGAGAAAGAGTTAACTACAACGAACGGTTTCATCTCGGTGGATCGCAAGGGAGAACCGGATTTGGAAGATATG cTGGACGAATAAATCGTGATTTTCGTGAGGCCCAGTATCGAGGGTTACCGTATCCCATTCTCTGGATTGCCGAATATTTCGTCTTAGATGGTGAAGATATCAGATGGGGACGCTCTTATCGATTGGCGGGATTCTATGCAGCCCTCTTAATCTG GCTATCATTTCCATTGTGGCTGCTTACCAATATTCTCCTGACGATGGGTACCCTATCAGAAGGATTCTCGATGCTTCTCCTGACAGGTGGGTGCATGCTTGGTGCTAACATCATGTATGCATCTATCCGATATGGATCACAACTCTTTATCCCATTCTCAGCTCATCATATCTTGTATTTCAGCTACGGTTGGTCGTTTTATCTGTGCTTGGTGGCAG GTCTGGTAGCGGTGATCCTGGCCATAGGCTGTCACGtacttcacattttctttcccGGTGAACTGGAAGAATTTTTCGGGTTGAAGGAAGAGTTCAATCAAAACGATCTCGAGTTCCATGTTAGACCAAGATCGGCAAAAACATTAAAGGAAAATACTGTTAAACGTCTCGACAACAATATTATAGTG AGGTCGAGAAGGACCAGACGGATGACAGTTTTCCGTGCAACAGCTCGACCCCATGATAAG GTGGCATGGGAATAA
- the LOC129262286 gene encoding dual oxidase maturation factor 1-like isoform X4 produces MSFDTFRQDGLPTYYNPNQTPVTEDVLVVGFVFAFVIIAFSFFILIPGIKGWQRFFFFCRVTISLFIGASVTRVPEFQDGDSAAAGERVNYNERFHLGGSQGRTGFGRYAGRINRDFREAQYRGLPYPILWIAEYFVLDGEDIRWGRSYRLAGFYAALLIWLSFPLWLLTNILLTMGTLSEGFSMLLLTGGCMLGANIMYASIRYGSQLFIPFSAHHILYFSYGWSFYLCLVAGLVAVILAIGCHVLHIFFPGELEEFFGLKEEFNQNDLEFHVRPRSAKTLKENTVKRLDNNIIVRSRRTRRMTVFRATARPHDKVAWE; encoded by the exons ATGAGTTTCGATACCTTTCGACAGGATGGCTTGCCGACCTATTACAACCCGAATCAAACACCTGTCACCGAAGACGTTCTCGTTGTTGGATTCGTATTTGCTTTCGTCATCATCgccttctctttctttattctcaTCCCAGGGATAAAAGGCTGGCAG cgattttttttcttctgccgGGTCACAATAAGCCTCTTTATTGGTGCGTCTGTAACGC GAGTACCTGAATTCCAAGATGGTGATTCGGCGGCCGCAGGAGAAAGAGTTAACTACAACGAACGGTTTCATCTCGGTGGATCGCAAGGGAGAACCGGATTTGGAAGATATG cTGGACGAATAAATCGTGATTTTCGTGAGGCCCAGTATCGAGGGTTACCGTATCCCATTCTCTGGATTGCCGAATATTTCGTCTTAGATGGTGAAGATATCAGATGGGGACGCTCTTATCGATTGGCGGGATTCTATGCAGCCCTCTTAATCTG GCTATCATTTCCATTGTGGCTGCTTACCAATATTCTCCTGACGATGGGTACCCTATCAGAAGGATTCTCGATGCTTCTCCTGACAGGTGGGTGCATGCTTGGTGCTAACATCATGTATGCATCTATCCGATATGGATCACAACTCTTTATCCCATTCTCAGCTCATCATATCTTGTATTTCAGCTACGGTTGGTCGTTTTATCTGTGCTTGGTGGCAG GTCTGGTAGCGGTGATCCTGGCCATAGGCTGTCACGtacttcacattttctttcccGGTGAACTGGAAGAATTTTTCGGGTTGAAGGAAGAGTTCAATCAAAACGATCTCGAGTTCCATGTTAGACCAAGATCGGCAAAAACATTAAAGGAAAATACTGTTAAACGTCTCGACAACAATATTATAGTG AGGTCGAGAAGGACCAGACGGATGACAGTTTTCCGTGCAACAGCTCGACCCCATGATAAG GTGGCATGGGAATAA
- the LOC129262286 gene encoding dual oxidase maturation factor 1-like isoform X3 — MSFDTFRQDGLPTYYNPNQTPVTEDVLVVGFVFAFVIIAFSFFILIPGIKGWQRFFFFCRVTISLFIGASVTRVPEFQDGDSAAAGERVNYNERFHLGGSQGRTGFGRYAGRINRDFREAQYRGLPYPILWIAEYFVLDGEDIRWGRSYRLAGFYAALLIWLSFPLWLLTNILLTMGTLSEGFSMLLLTGGCMLGANIMYASIRYGSQLFIPFSAHHILYFSYGWSFYLCLVAGLVAVILAIGCHVLHIFFPGELEEFFGLKEEFNQNDLEFHVRPRSAKTLKENTVKRLDNNIIVKRSRRTRRMTVFRATARPHDKVAWE; from the exons ATGAGTTTCGATACCTTTCGACAGGATGGCTTGCCGACCTATTACAACCCGAATCAAACACCTGTCACCGAAGACGTTCTCGTTGTTGGATTCGTATTTGCTTTCGTCATCATCgccttctctttctttattctcaTCCCAGGGATAAAAGGCTGGCAG cgattttttttcttctgccgGGTCACAATAAGCCTCTTTATTGGTGCGTCTGTAACGC GAGTACCTGAATTCCAAGATGGTGATTCGGCGGCCGCAGGAGAAAGAGTTAACTACAACGAACGGTTTCATCTCGGTGGATCGCAAGGGAGAACCGGATTTGGAAGATATG cTGGACGAATAAATCGTGATTTTCGTGAGGCCCAGTATCGAGGGTTACCGTATCCCATTCTCTGGATTGCCGAATATTTCGTCTTAGATGGTGAAGATATCAGATGGGGACGCTCTTATCGATTGGCGGGATTCTATGCAGCCCTCTTAATCTG GCTATCATTTCCATTGTGGCTGCTTACCAATATTCTCCTGACGATGGGTACCCTATCAGAAGGATTCTCGATGCTTCTCCTGACAGGTGGGTGCATGCTTGGTGCTAACATCATGTATGCATCTATCCGATATGGATCACAACTCTTTATCCCATTCTCAGCTCATCATATCTTGTATTTCAGCTACGGTTGGTCGTTTTATCTGTGCTTGGTGGCAG GTCTGGTAGCGGTGATCCTGGCCATAGGCTGTCACGtacttcacattttctttcccGGTGAACTGGAAGAATTTTTCGGGTTGAAGGAAGAGTTCAATCAAAACGATCTCGAGTTCCATGTTAGACCAAGATCGGCAAAAACATTAAAGGAAAATACTGTTAAACGTCTCGACAACAATATTATAGTG AAGAGGTCGAGAAGGACCAGACGGATGACAGTTTTCCGTGCAACAGCTCGACCCCATGATAAG GTGGCATGGGAATAA
- the LOC129262286 gene encoding dual oxidase maturation factor 1-like isoform X1, with protein sequence MSFDTFRQDGLPTYYNPNQTPVTEDVLVVGFVFAFVIIAFSFFILIPGIKGWQRFFFFCRVTISLFIGASVTLSNFGQSWEISFISNVTTAYRAGRSGDMQADIGVNIGLRAVNITLKGVPEFQDGDSAAAGERVNYNERFHLGGSQGRTGFGRYAGRINRDFREAQYRGLPYPILWIAEYFVLDGEDIRWGRSYRLAGFYAALLIWLSFPLWLLTNILLTMGTLSEGFSMLLLTGGCMLGANIMYASIRYGSQLFIPFSAHHILYFSYGWSFYLCLVAGLVAVILAIGCHVLHIFFPGELEEFFGLKEEFNQNDLEFHVRPRSAKTLKENTVKRLDNNIIVKRSRRTRRMTVFRATARPHDKVAWE encoded by the exons ATGAGTTTCGATACCTTTCGACAGGATGGCTTGCCGACCTATTACAACCCGAATCAAACACCTGTCACCGAAGACGTTCTCGTTGTTGGATTCGTATTTGCTTTCGTCATCATCgccttctctttctttattctcaTCCCAGGGATAAAAGGCTGGCAG cgattttttttcttctgccgGGTCACAATAAGCCTCTTTATTGGTGCGTCTGTAACGC taTCGAATTTCGGCCAatcttgggaaatttcatttatCAGTAATGTCACAACGGCTTATCGAGCTGGCAGGTCGGGGGATATGCAAGCAGATATCGGGGTTAATATTGGATTGCGAGCGGTCAATATCACTCTTAAAG GAGTACCTGAATTCCAAGATGGTGATTCGGCGGCCGCAGGAGAAAGAGTTAACTACAACGAACGGTTTCATCTCGGTGGATCGCAAGGGAGAACCGGATTTGGAAGATATG cTGGACGAATAAATCGTGATTTTCGTGAGGCCCAGTATCGAGGGTTACCGTATCCCATTCTCTGGATTGCCGAATATTTCGTCTTAGATGGTGAAGATATCAGATGGGGACGCTCTTATCGATTGGCGGGATTCTATGCAGCCCTCTTAATCTG GCTATCATTTCCATTGTGGCTGCTTACCAATATTCTCCTGACGATGGGTACCCTATCAGAAGGATTCTCGATGCTTCTCCTGACAGGTGGGTGCATGCTTGGTGCTAACATCATGTATGCATCTATCCGATATGGATCACAACTCTTTATCCCATTCTCAGCTCATCATATCTTGTATTTCAGCTACGGTTGGTCGTTTTATCTGTGCTTGGTGGCAG GTCTGGTAGCGGTGATCCTGGCCATAGGCTGTCACGtacttcacattttctttcccGGTGAACTGGAAGAATTTTTCGGGTTGAAGGAAGAGTTCAATCAAAACGATCTCGAGTTCCATGTTAGACCAAGATCGGCAAAAACATTAAAGGAAAATACTGTTAAACGTCTCGACAACAATATTATAGTG AAGAGGTCGAGAAGGACCAGACGGATGACAGTTTTCCGTGCAACAGCTCGACCCCATGATAAG GTGGCATGGGAATAA
- the LOC129262285 gene encoding mediator of RNA polymerase II transcription subunit 30-like, with the protein MSGVGQSLGGSSTKEVNAASLCRFGQETVQDLVTETQDMFSNLKGVQLPNGRNNTQQSHQDKVAKLQDITKHIEVHFKKLRLLYKKCIQISSGVHTASGTHTPSEDLIMWKDVFSSKDLIALGSREKAQYLNDERLHLMEQLQAKNRQLRQVMEQMRALMWDINTMLAMRHSTPCLQ; encoded by the exons ATGTCTGGTGTTGGGCAGTCTCTGGGAGGTTCTTCCACCAAGGAAGTGAATGCAGCCTCGCTTTGTCGCTTTGGACAGGAGACCGTTCAGGATCTTGTGACAGAAACACAGGATATGTTCAGCAACCTTAAAGGAGTTCAG CTACCCAATGGGAGAAATAACACACAACAGAGTCATCAGGACAAGGTTGCTAAGTTGCAAGATATCACCAAGCATATCGAGGTTCACTTTAAGAAATTACGGCTTCTCTATAAGAAGTGCATCCAGATATCAAGCGGAGTTCATACAGCAAGTGGCACTCACACACCCAGCGAA GATCTCATCATGTGGAAAGATGTCTTCAGCAGTAAAGATCTGATAGCTCTAGGATCAAGAGAAAAAGCTCAGTATCTCAATGACGAACGACTTCATCTGATGGAG CAATTGCAAGCCAAGAATCGTCAGTTAAGACAGGTGATGGAACAGATGAGGGCTCTGATGTGGGACATCAACACCATGCTTGCGATGAGACACTCAACACCATGCTTGCAATGA